One window of Aliarcobacter lanthieri genomic DNA carries:
- the purN gene encoding phosphoribosylglycinamide formyltransferase has product MKKLGILASYNGSGFETIQKAIEDGILNAKVEVIITNNSDAGVLEKAKKYGIKSFVINSKLFPNENLDLKIAQTLKEFGCDYIFLSGYMKKIEDNLLKTFPNKIINTHPAILPSIYGGKGMYGHFVHEAVVKNGEKKSGVTIHYVNENYDEGEKILIKELELSENETAETLETKIKDLEKIAIVEAFKKVLA; this is encoded by the coding sequence TTGAAAAAATTAGGAATATTAGCTTCGTATAATGGAAGTGGATTTGAAACAATACAAAAAGCAATAGAAGATGGTATTTTAAATGCAAAAGTAGAAGTAATAATAACAAATAATAGTGATGCAGGAGTATTGGAAAAAGCTAAAAAATATGGGATAAAAAGTTTTGTTATAAATTCAAAACTGTTTCCAAATGAAAATTTAGATTTAAAAATAGCTCAAACATTAAAAGAGTTTGGTTGTGATTATATATTTTTATCTGGATATATGAAAAAAATAGAAGACAATTTACTTAAAACTTTTCCAAATAAAATTATAAATACTCATCCAGCAATTTTACCATCAATTTATGGTGGAAAAGGTATGTATGGACATTTTGTTCATGAAGCAGTTGTAAAAAATGGTGAGAAAAAATCAGGTGTTACAATACACTATGTAAATGAGAATTACGATGAAGGTGAAAAAATACTAATAAAAGAGTTAGAATTAAGTGAAAATGAAACAGCTGAAACTTTAGAAACTAAAATAAAAGATTTAGAAAAGATTGCAATAGTTGAGGCATTTAAAAAAGTTTTAGCATAA